One Flavobacterium sp. 90 DNA segment encodes these proteins:
- a CDS encoding FAD/NAD(P)-binding protein, which produces MKKKIAIVGAGPCGISVLINLLKNLSNSDISIFDINQNFCKGNSFRVDSDSLLLNTTVDTTSVFYEDRLHFFKWLNSKKDIPKKYKLKSAFVPRNLASKYLFETLNEYLLKSSEKNNNVRIFDFFLFKYDAKHTFIDTSMNEYLFKYVILCTGHTSSSINMKCKLGELSNNDGYIENSFLNINGKIHKNDNVLIIGSNLSAIDTMLLLNESKHQGKICILSKSGSLPSVRSDMGGDYKPKYLGLEGFKSETISVNHLKRLFFKELLLLTTKEDVKSYFLISKDPKIQLETDILNCIYSKNKWQVLVFSMLEILTNYWFKFSTADRILIKNKYKKIIDRFISSMPLENALLLKDYLNNGRLEITKSSHENVYYSNSKKGFLIKNKNVVYNKIIDSSPINIENKDFSSLLNSMLEIGVVKTNINRLNSLDIDNKFFKCRNDFDANSNIDTPIVYAIGPTLRNNLIVSNFFLESSRQANIITNHISTS; this is translated from the coding sequence ATGAAAAAGAAAATTGCTATAGTTGGGGCCGGTCCATGTGGTATTTCGGTATTAATTAATCTTTTGAAAAATCTTTCAAATTCAGACATTTCAATATTCGATATCAATCAGAACTTCTGTAAAGGAAACTCTTTTAGAGTGGATTCAGATAGTTTATTGCTAAATACAACCGTAGATACAACATCTGTTTTCTATGAAGATAGATTGCATTTTTTTAAATGGTTAAATTCTAAGAAAGATATACCTAAAAAGTATAAGTTGAAATCAGCATTTGTGCCTAGAAATCTAGCATCAAAATACTTGTTTGAAACTTTAAATGAATATTTATTAAAAAGTTCGGAAAAAAACAATAATGTAAGAATTTTTGATTTTTTCTTATTCAAATATGATGCAAAACACACATTTATTGATACTAGTATGAACGAGTATTTATTTAAGTATGTAATTCTTTGTACTGGGCATACAAGTTCATCCATTAATATGAAATGCAAACTTGGGGAACTTTCTAATAATGACGGGTATATTGAAAACTCTTTTTTAAATATAAATGGCAAAATTCATAAGAATGACAATGTACTTATAATTGGTTCAAATTTATCAGCTATTGATACTATGCTATTGCTTAATGAAAGTAAACATCAAGGTAAAATTTGTATCCTATCAAAAAGCGGTAGTTTACCATCGGTTAGGTCAGACATGGGAGGAGATTATAAACCAAAGTATTTAGGTTTAGAAGGTTTTAAAAGTGAAACTATTAGCGTGAATCATTTAAAAAGACTTTTTTTTAAAGAGCTATTGTTGTTAACTACTAAAGAGGATGTAAAGAGTTATTTTTTAATAAGTAAAGATCCAAAAATACAATTAGAAACGGATATTTTGAATTGTATTTACTCAAAGAATAAGTGGCAAGTTTTAGTCTTTAGTATGTTGGAAATACTAACCAATTATTGGTTTAAATTTTCAACAGCTGATAGAATTCTTATTAAGAATAAATATAAAAAAATAATAGATAGATTTATATCTTCAATGCCTTTAGAAAATGCTTTGTTATTAAAAGATTATTTAAATAATGGGAGATTGGAAATTACTAAATCGTCACATGAGAATGTTTATTATTCAAATTCAAAGAAAGGATTTTTAATAAAAAACAAAAATGTTGTCTATAATAAAATTATTGACTCTTCTCCCATAAATATCGAAAATAAAGATTTTAGTTCGTTGTTAAATTCAATGTTGGAAATAGGTGTTGTTAAAACAAATATAAATAGGCTGAACTCTTTAGATATCGATAATAAATTTTTTAAATGCAGAAATGATTTTGATGCTAATTCAAATATAGATACGCCCATTGTATATGCAATAGGTCCAACACTAAGAAACAACTTAATTGTATCTAATTTTTTTCTGGAATCGTCCAGACAGGCTAATATAATAACCAATCATATTAGTACCTCGTGA
- a CDS encoding ATP-grasp domain-containing protein, protein MKKLFFIGLRQASRYSLSKYSACDLVLIVGKSDIKNISKELMSQFDKTHFVDDVCDKYKVLCRLEYAEVFKIIKDELENSEEALFFCQDEANIELVARLREDFKIFGMKTKEAAFFRDKMEMKQKIANNGLRVPKNCYLNQNSDTDYYNHLKDKLGDKIIIKPINSAASNGVFLVSSYEDFKLFFNSLYSKDYTYEAEEFISGRMYHVDTVIFQRKVYFIESCIFNVPPLDFTNGYSTSSFPIKSNNSKVKDFALSCVEALGMPDGIQHTEVFLNDNDEMVFIESGARAPGLFVVDLYKQTFGINILDLEVSLFMNKKRFDVKTSNGKHAFSVVWPTKNGIINKNDMPALTGTYNITWNYKEGQLLNKSKNAIDILAFILVYNESYDNALKDFETLKHFEIANFITN, encoded by the coding sequence ATGAAAAAACTTTTTTTTATTGGGCTAAGACAAGCTTCAAGATATAGCTTATCAAAATATAGTGCATGTGATTTAGTGCTGATTGTGGGTAAGAGTGATATAAAAAATATTTCTAAAGAATTAATGTCTCAATTTGATAAGACCCATTTTGTTGATGATGTTTGCGATAAATACAAGGTTCTTTGTAGATTAGAGTATGCAGAAGTATTTAAAATAATTAAAGATGAATTAGAAAATAGTGAAGAGGCATTATTCTTTTGTCAAGATGAAGCTAATATTGAATTAGTAGCTAGATTAAGAGAAGACTTTAAAATCTTTGGTATGAAAACTAAAGAAGCTGCATTTTTTAGAGATAAAATGGAGATGAAGCAAAAAATAGCAAATAACGGTTTAAGAGTTCCGAAAAATTGTTATTTAAATCAAAATTCAGATACTGATTATTATAATCACCTTAAAGATAAATTAGGAGATAAAATTATAATTAAACCCATAAATTCAGCTGCTTCAAACGGTGTATTTTTAGTAAGTTCATATGAGGATTTTAAACTATTCTTTAATTCTCTTTATAGTAAAGATTATACTTATGAAGCGGAAGAGTTTATTAGTGGAAGAATGTATCACGTTGATACAGTTATTTTTCAAAGAAAAGTTTATTTCATTGAAAGTTGTATTTTTAATGTACCTCCATTAGATTTTACAAATGGTTACTCAACATCTTCTTTTCCCATTAAATCTAATAATTCAAAAGTTAAGGATTTTGCGCTTTCCTGTGTCGAAGCATTAGGTATGCCCGATGGTATTCAGCATACAGAAGTTTTTTTGAATGACAATGACGAAATGGTGTTTATTGAATCAGGTGCCAGAGCGCCAGGGTTATTTGTCGTTGATTTATATAAACAAACTTTTGGAATTAATATTCTGGATTTAGAAGTTTCATTATTTATGAATAAAAAACGTTTTGATGTGAAAACCAGTAATGGAAAACATGCTTTTTCAGTAGTTTGGCCTACAAAAAATGGGATTATAAATAAGAACGATATGCCTGCTCTTACTGGTACCTATAATATTACGTGGAATTATAAAGAAGGGCAATTACTAAATAAATCAAAAAATGCAATTGATATTTTAGCATTTATTCTTGTATATAATGAATCTTACGATAATGCACTGAAAGATTTTGAAACATTGAAACATTTTGAAATTGCTAATTTTATTACTAACTAA
- a CDS encoding iron-containing redox enzyme family protein codes for MEKRTSLNEIQKQLKSEVKRQELISHPFLKKMKDGLLNKEDTSLVLGQWYYPLENFPFFLSSCISHTRNIPIQTFISDILHEELGCGDPKNSHLDLYISTCKDSGFDEEIVTKSKALDSTNRLISGYKKSAKKMSSGLGYLYATEVADLAMVSSIGNAIGNICEKSILDLPWVDIHVQQEPNHVNNVDNALEISFDEKTYNELLMSSKEMWSLWIDFFSEIELEISKK; via the coding sequence ATGGAAAAGAGAACATCATTAAATGAAATTCAAAAACAATTAAAATCAGAAGTTAAAAGACAAGAACTAATTTCTCACCCTTTTCTTAAAAAAATGAAAGATGGGCTACTTAATAAAGAAGATACTTCTTTGGTGCTAGGACAATGGTATTATCCATTAGAAAATTTCCCATTTTTCTTGTCTTCTTGTATAAGCCATACCAGAAATATACCTATACAAACTTTTATTTCTGATATTTTGCATGAAGAGTTAGGATGTGGTGATCCTAAGAACTCACATTTAGACTTATATATCAGTACTTGTAAAGACTCCGGGTTTGATGAAGAAATAGTGACAAAGAGTAAAGCTTTAGATTCAACTAATAGATTAATTAGTGGTTATAAAAAATCTGCAAAAAAAATGTCTTCGGGACTTGGATATTTATATGCTACCGAAGTTGCAGATTTAGCTATGGTTTCATCTATAGGAAATGCGATTGGTAATATTTGTGAGAAAAGTATTTTGGATTTGCCTTGGGTTGATATCCATGTTCAGCAAGAACCTAATCACGTGAATAATGTTGATAATGCTTTAGAAATTAGCTTTGATGAAAAAACGTATAATGAACTATTAATGTCTTCAAAAGAAATGTGGAGCTTATGGATAGACTTTTTTAGCGAAATAGAGCTTGAGATAAGTAAAAAATAA